The following proteins are co-located in the Microplitis demolitor isolate Queensland-Clemson2020A chromosome 5, iyMicDemo2.1a, whole genome shotgun sequence genome:
- the LOC103579510 gene encoding sperm-associated antigen 1 codes for MGKEEMELLSRKSTSEKRSLLSRYNIPIEHLSYEYITECNNKKEIEKIILILRSGEEGYYPELTKHAETKLASIFPDSMVLREPQPVIKQKMLGKDKQEELDNDMDYWMKQMHLREKDLEEGKNLKDNEIITEPIRKITNKSKSTMVDSTNGNKMTNRIKSYDYAAWDKYDADTELNKIDLQEEQQQVKYKKLQQEKEKMGDSKSLSREEIVNKLTLTGTELNIMAEREREKGNEAFRAGDYNEALLCYNSSLAIDSSINGYNNRAITYIKLKRFNEAIDDCNMVLEIEPTNIKALLRRASACEQTENKYQALKDYEMILKLEPMNKLAMAAVKKLRSSSTAKKVRIKIEDEEENVRGNNREINIGEDERFDIMSRMEQKYLERQGICFCDRAPSTSQYIKPLPHRKASYCYENITTKPQSHKYPSASSSVSSTFSGRQSVTSKNSGVFIEEIIDEPIAKKSEPNLNQKPGVKKAQLNSSKSESDINYKYNDIISKDKNNTNNLDNDSDVELFGVIDSPYEFNYAWQSVKNKSTKSRAQLLRSVGPNNIERVIGNKLDGPMFSLIIKTLEQNFCTNKDAILLKNFLEAFSKLSRFSIVLLFTDQNDQQALSKIFEFLQQQQVPGLELLSNSYRISK; via the exons atgggTAAAGAGGAAATGGAGTTACTCAGCAGAAAATCAACTTCCGAAAAGAGGTCATTGTTGAGCAGGTATAATATCCCAATTGAACACCTGTCGTATGAATACATAACCgagtgtaataataaaaaggaaatagaaaaaataattttaatattacg TTCTGGTGAAGAAGGCTACTATCCAGAATTAACAAAACATGCTGAAACAAAACTAGCCTCAATATTTCCTGATAGTATGGTTTTGCGTGAACCTCAGCCAgtaataaaacagaaaatgTTGGGAAAAGATAAACAAGAGGAGCTTGATAACGACATGGATTATTGGATGAAACAAATGCACTTGAGAGAAAAAGATCTGGAGGagggtaaaaatttaaaagacaatGAAATTATTACTGAGCCAATacgtaaaataacaaataaatcaaaatctaCGATGGTGGATTCAacaaatggaaataaaatgaCTAATAGAATTAAGTCATATGATTATGCGGCATGGGATAAATATGATGCAGACActgagttaaataaaattgacttGCAAGAGGAACAGCagcaagtaaaatataaaaaattacagcaggaaaaagaaaaaatgggGGATAGTAAATCGCTGTCACGAGaagaaattgttaataaat taactTTGACTGGAACTGAATTAAATATCATGGCAGAACGTGAACGAGAAAAAGGAAACGAGGCATTTCGTGCTGGTGATTATAACGAAGCATTGCTGTGTTATAATTCTAGTCTGGCGATTGATTCATCAATAAATGGGTACAATAACCGAGCTATTACTT atattaaattaaagagaTTTAATGAAGCGATTGATGACTGCAATATGGTATTGGAAATAGAACCGACCAATATAAAAGCCCTGTTGAGAAGAGCTTCTGCCTGTGAACAAACGGAGAATAAATATcag GCATTGAAAGATTACgaaatgattttgaaattagagCCGATGAATAAATTGGCGATGGCtgctgttaaaaaattacgcAGTTCTAGTACAGCTAAAAAAGTGCGCATTAAAATAGAGGATGAAGAAGAAAATGTAAGGGGTAATAATCGAGAGATAAATATTGGGGAAGATGAAAGATTCGATATAATGTCAAGAATGgagcaaaaatatttagagaGACAGGGAATTTGTTTTTGCGATCGTGCTCCAAGTACTTCACAATACATTAAGCCACTGCCACACAGAAAAGCCAGTTActgttatgaaaatattacaaCTAAGCCACAAAGTCATAAATATCCCAGTGCATCATCATCAGTGTCATCAACTTTCAGCGGTAGACAATCGGTTACTTCAAAAAACTCAGGAGTTTTTATTGAGGAAATAATTGACGAGCCGATTGCTAAAAAATCTGAGCCTAATCTTAACCAGAAGCCAGGAGTTAAGAAAGCTCAGCTCAATTCTTCTAAATCAGAGtctgatattaattataagtataacGATATAATATctaaggataaaaataatacaaataatttagataatgaCAGTGATGTAGAATTATTTGGAGTCATTGATTCTccatatgaatttaattacgCATGgcaatcagtaaaaaataaatctactaaATCGCGGGCTCAATTACTTAGATCTGTTGGTCCAAATAATATAGAAAGAG ttaTAGGCAATAAATTAGATGGACCAATgtttagtttaattataaaaactttagAACAAAATTTCTGCACCAACAAAGATGCCATTCTTCTGAAAAACTTTTTAGAAGCCTTTAGTAAATTAAGTCGTTTTTCAATAGTCTTATTATTCACTGACCAAAATGATCAgcaag cattatcaaaaatatttgaatttctcCAACAACAGCAAGTGCCTGGTCTAGAACTTCTGTCCAACTCATAtcgtatttcaaaataa